Sequence from the Methanobrevibacter arboriphilus genome:
AATATTGTGATGAATTAGGGATTGAAACACCTATTATTAAATAATAATCAATGATACAATTTAATTTAATATTGTTTCATTATATTAAATTCTTATTTCATTATTAAGCTTTATTCTATTAAATTTAATATTATTTTATTATATTAAATTCTTATTTCATTATTAAGCTTTATTCTATTAAATTTAATATTATTTTATTATATTAGATTTTTCATTAAATTTATTATATATAAAATCATAAATTAGTCTATGAAAAAGTTTAAGATAACTATTTTTCATGCAGATGAATGTGATAAAAAGAAATGCACTGCATTTAAATTAGAAAAACAGAATAAAGCACGTATTGTTTATAATCTTAATCAAATACCTCGTGGAGCTATTATTTTAAATCCTTTTTCAGATAAATCGGCTTCTCCTGAAGATAAAGATTTAGTTTTAAAAAAAGGTGTTGTAGGGCTTGACTGTTCTTGGAATAAGGTTTCTTCTTCAGCTAAATTTTTTTCACTCACTAAATATCATAGAAGCCTTCCTTTCTTAATAGCTGCTAGTCCTGTTAATTATGGTAAACCTTGTAAGCTTTCAACAGCTGAAGCAATAGCTGCTACTTTCTATATAGTCGGTTTTAAAGATACTGCAAAGGATATTATGAATGGTTTTAAATGGGGGCATACTTTCATTGAATTGAATTTAGAACTTCTTGAAGCTTATAGCGGTGCGAGTAATAGTTCTGAAGTAGTAGCTATTCAAAACGAATTTTTAAAGCAATATGAAGATTAAAATAATTATTTAAGTTAAAATAGTTATTAGGTTGAAATAGTTATAGACTGAATAACTATTAGATTTATTTATTAGACTTATTTATTGTTTTTCTAAGAATTAATCCTATAATAATCGCAACTAGAATTGTTATAGAAAATCTAGTGATGTCATTTGAAAATAAATTGTTAATTATCACAACTAAGATTATAAGTATTATAAATATTCCAACAATTGTCATTATTTCTTTTTTATCCATTATATCACATCTAAGAGAACTTAATAATGTTTTACATACTTTAATTAATTTACTGTGTTTTTATAAATACTTTGGTGTGGTTTTTATAAAATATTTTTATTATTGTTAATATGTCTTATTGTATAACAGTACATATTTTGTTTATATATATTATAATATTATTGCATAGTATAACATTTCATAACTATTTAATGTTATTATCTAATGTTATTTTATTAACCTTAGCTAATTTTTATTATTGTAAAAATTATTAAATTAAATAAAAATTATATAACAAGAATTAAATTATATTAAAAATAATAATATTCATATGTTTTATTAAATATTTAAATTATATTATTTTAATATATATTTATGGTGAAATAATGAATAAAAAGCTTTTAATAATTCTTGGGGTAATAACAGTTATTGGTTTGGCAGTTATTCTTTATGTTGATAATGGTTCTTATGAAGAAGAGTTATCTGTTGTTTCTGAAGGAGAATGGATTGGT
This genomic interval carries:
- a CDS encoding DUF367 family protein, with translation MKKFKITIFHADECDKKKCTAFKLEKQNKARIVYNLNQIPRGAIILNPFSDKSASPEDKDLVLKKGVVGLDCSWNKVSSSAKFFSLTKYHRSLPFLIAASPVNYGKPCKLSTAEAIAATFYIVGFKDTAKDIMNGFKWGHTFIELNLELLEAYSGASNSSEVVAIQNEFLKQYED